A section of the Dehalobacter sp. DCM genome encodes:
- the alr gene encoding alanine racemase: MSDLWIEVDLDAIKHNYQQVVSGLSEGCSVMAVVKADAYGLGAAEVARALQEEGCLAYAVTTITEALALRSQQIRGQILVLGPSSPEDWPAAIEADIEITVSQLDWISVMNKLAAKCGKQAKVHIKIETGMGRTGFADGQLQELAARLTAASSLHVRGAYTHFARGAQRDKAYTQIQHERFIDAVKKLEALGILIPEKHVCNSAAYFDFPQYHYDYVRVGTLIIGHYPTPAFAGKLRLRDPWLAKTRIVHVQKAPKATYVGYQSLYKTKKETTLAVIPAGYADGFGIEPKLVPQNVIDLIKIIIKNTAALIGIQLGKEKLMLGGRTVTVAGKIGMQLTVLDVGEVPCQLGDEMIIPLRRTQANPRIMRIYIKEGLYYKARSLSEEFLALNTVGNKEI; this comes from the coding sequence ATGTCGGACTTATGGATCGAAGTTGATCTCGATGCAATAAAACATAACTATCAACAGGTTGTATCCGGCCTTTCGGAAGGATGCAGTGTTATGGCCGTTGTTAAGGCCGACGCCTATGGCCTTGGTGCAGCGGAAGTTGCCCGCGCCTTGCAAGAAGAAGGGTGTTTGGCCTATGCTGTGACAACGATTACGGAAGCCTTAGCTCTGCGCTCTCAACAAATTAGGGGCCAAATCCTGGTGCTCGGTCCGTCTAGCCCGGAAGACTGGCCGGCCGCCATTGAAGCCGATATAGAAATCACTGTCTCTCAGCTTGACTGGATATCGGTAATGAACAAGCTTGCGGCGAAGTGCGGCAAACAAGCCAAGGTCCATATCAAGATTGAAACGGGGATGGGTCGGACAGGATTTGCTGATGGACAGCTGCAGGAGCTGGCGGCGCGATTGACCGCAGCGTCCTCTCTCCACGTGAGAGGCGCCTATACGCATTTTGCACGCGGCGCGCAGCGTGACAAAGCCTATACACAAATACAACACGAGCGATTTATTGATGCAGTTAAAAAATTGGAAGCTTTAGGTATTCTTATTCCTGAAAAACATGTCTGCAACAGTGCCGCATATTTTGATTTTCCGCAGTACCACTACGATTACGTGAGGGTGGGCACACTTATTATCGGGCATTACCCAACACCTGCTTTTGCCGGAAAACTGCGTTTAAGAGACCCTTGGCTGGCAAAGACCCGTATTGTCCACGTCCAAAAGGCGCCAAAGGCTACCTATGTCGGCTACCAGAGTCTCTATAAAACAAAAAAAGAAACGACGCTGGCGGTGATCCCTGCAGGATATGCTGATGGTTTTGGGATTGAACCAAAGTTGGTACCACAGAATGTGATCGACCTGATTAAAATTATTATCAAGAATACGGCTGCTCTGATCGGCATACAGTTAGGAAAAGAAAAACTTATGCTGGGCGGGAGGACAGTGACAGTGGCAGGCAAGATCGGTATGCAGCTGACGGTGCTTGATGTGGGAGAGGTACCTTGCCAACTCGGTGACGAAATGATCATTCCCCTAAGAAGGACTCAGGCAAATCCGCGAATAATGAGGATATATATAAAAGAAGGGTTATACTATAAAGCACGGTCTTTGAGCGAGGAATTTTTGGCACTTAACACAGTAGGTAATAAGGAGATATAA
- a CDS encoding CTP synthase produces MTKFIFVTGGVVSSLGKGITAASLGCLLKKRGLKVAIQKFDPYINVDPGTMSPYQHGEVFVTDDGAETDLDLGHYERFIDVPLSKNSNVTTGKIYWSVITKERKGDYLGGTVQVIPHITNEIKERIYRVARESNPDVVITEIGGTVGDIESLPFLEAIRQVRGDMGKDNVCYIHVTLLPYLSASGEVKTKPTQHSVKELQGIGIHPNILVCRADKEIHDDMKEKLALLCDIDKEAIITNTTVSTIYEVPLRLQNEGMDDIVLNCLGLKAPKADMTSWENMVQKIKSPCKETDIAIVGKYVALPDAYLSVAEALRHAGIDQNAKVNIHWIDSEELELPDSDPSKVFEGIKGILVPGGFGIRGIEGKLKAIQFARENKVPYLGICLGMQCAIIEFARNVCGLSAANSTEFNAESEYPVIDLLPEQKDIEDMGGTMRLGISPIKVKQDTLAFTSYSSEVIYERHRHRYEVNNHYREILEKNGLVFSGTSPDGRLVEITEYPDHPWFVASQYHPEFKSRPYRPHPLFMSFISASLKEK; encoded by the coding sequence ATGACGAAATTTATTTTTGTTACTGGAGGAGTTGTTAGTTCCCTAGGAAAAGGAATAACCGCCGCTTCATTGGGATGCTTATTGAAAAAAAGGGGACTAAAAGTCGCGATCCAAAAATTTGATCCTTATATCAACGTCGATCCTGGAACTATGAGTCCTTACCAGCATGGCGAAGTATTTGTTACGGATGATGGTGCGGAAACAGATCTTGATCTTGGACACTATGAACGGTTTATTGATGTCCCGTTGTCCAAAAACAGCAATGTGACTACCGGTAAAATATACTGGTCAGTAATTACCAAGGAACGCAAAGGTGATTATCTTGGGGGGACGGTTCAGGTCATTCCCCACATCACGAATGAAATCAAGGAACGGATATACCGTGTCGCCCGTGAAAGCAATCCGGATGTCGTCATCACCGAGATTGGCGGTACGGTCGGCGATATCGAATCACTGCCTTTCCTGGAAGCTATTCGTCAGGTACGCGGCGATATGGGCAAAGACAATGTCTGTTATATTCACGTGACGCTCCTTCCTTATCTTTCCGCTTCCGGTGAAGTAAAAACAAAACCGACGCAGCACTCGGTCAAAGAACTTCAGGGAATCGGGATTCATCCAAACATTCTTGTCTGCCGGGCGGATAAAGAGATTCACGATGATATGAAAGAGAAATTAGCGCTGCTGTGCGATATCGATAAAGAAGCGATCATTACCAACACAACGGTTTCAACAATTTATGAAGTCCCCCTTCGTCTGCAAAACGAGGGAATGGATGATATTGTCCTGAACTGTTTGGGGTTAAAAGCACCGAAAGCCGATATGACTTCGTGGGAAAATATGGTCCAAAAAATCAAATCTCCCTGCAAAGAAACCGATATAGCTATCGTCGGCAAATATGTTGCACTTCCGGATGCTTATCTCAGTGTTGCTGAAGCGTTACGCCATGCCGGGATAGATCAGAATGCCAAAGTAAATATTCATTGGATCGATTCCGAAGAGCTAGAGCTTCCTGATAGCGATCCAAGTAAAGTTTTTGAAGGGATCAAGGGAATTTTAGTACCCGGAGGATTTGGTATCCGCGGGATTGAAGGGAAACTCAAAGCTATCCAATTTGCCAGAGAGAACAAAGTGCCGTATTTGGGAATATGTTTGGGGATGCAATGCGCTATTATCGAGTTTGCTAGAAATGTCTGCGGCTTGTCCGCGGCGAATAGCACGGAGTTTAACGCTGAATCGGAATACCCGGTGATTGATCTTCTGCCGGAACAGAAGGATATCGAAGATATGGGCGGTACCATGCGGTTAGGTATATCTCCGATCAAAGTCAAACAGGATACCTTGGCATTTACATCCTATAGCAGTGAAGTCATTTATGAACGGCATCGTCACCGTTATGAAGTCAATAATCACTACCGTGAGATATTGGAGAAGAACGGACTTGTTTTCTCAGGAACATCACCGGATGGGCGGTTGGTAGAAATCACAGAGTATCCGGATCATCCCTGGTTTGTTGCTTCTCAGTACCACCCGGAATTCAAGTCCAGACCGTACAGACCGCATCCACTCTTTATGAGCTTTATATCGGCATCATTAAAGGAGAAATAG
- the fsa gene encoding fructose-6-phosphate aldolase, giving the protein MRFFLDSANIDEITKAWDMGVIAGVTTNPSLVAKENTDFLTLIRNIAARVDGPISAEVIALDYAGMVTEARELASLAPNIVVKIPMTLDGLKAVKTLKEEGIRTNVTLVFTPVQALLAARAGAAYVSPFLGRLDDIGEVGMDLLSDICTIFEVHDLDCRIIAASIRHPVHVLEAAKIGADFATVPYNVLSKLSEHPLTTAGINRFLADWKK; this is encoded by the coding sequence ATGCGGTTTTTCTTGGATTCAGCAAATATTGACGAGATCACAAAGGCTTGGGATATGGGTGTGATCGCCGGAGTGACAACAAACCCTTCTTTAGTAGCTAAAGAAAATACGGATTTTTTAACGCTTATCCGTAATATTGCGGCACGCGTTGATGGTCCTATCAGCGCTGAGGTTATTGCTTTGGACTATGCGGGCATGGTAACAGAGGCTCGGGAGCTTGCTTCTCTCGCTCCGAATATTGTTGTCAAGATCCCAATGACTCTGGACGGGCTGAAAGCAGTAAAGACTTTAAAAGAGGAAGGGATCCGAACGAATGTTACTTTAGTATTTACACCGGTTCAAGCGTTACTGGCTGCACGCGCCGGCGCGGCTTATGTCAGTCCTTTCTTAGGACGACTCGATGATATCGGTGAAGTCGGTATGGATCTATTATCAGACATCTGCACAATTTTTGAAGTCCATGATCTGGACTGCCGAATCATTGCTGCCAGTATCCGACATCCTGTTCACGTATTGGAGGCAGCAAAGATCGGGGCCGATTTTGCGACGGTTCCATACAATGTCCTTAGCAAGTTATCGGAGCATCCGTTAAC
- a CDS encoding lipid II:glycine glycyltransferase FemX yields the protein METIARWLTEKDRENFNAFICSHPKGHALQLWEWGEIKGRTGWKPWRLLLENKNGDVIAAATVLERRLPLIGAPIFYCPRGPVVDMHNQAKLTAVMDAIKDLAKKQKAILLKIDPDIPSEDQVLSQLLTAAGFKKMDNGKNFEGVQPKFVFRLDISPDEEVLLANMNQKTRYNIRLAIKKGVHIRIGTRTDLPEFYRVLKETTERDNFLVRSYSYFEDIYDTLVPTGFGQLFIAEFEGKIIAGTLAFVTGDKAWYIYGASSNSYRNVMPNYLIQWEMIRWAKANGCSLYDFRGVSGDLSEDNPLYGLYKFKKGFNGEFTEFIGEWDFVYRPFMYTIWQIAEKVYSGKLKGLLAKLRGK from the coding sequence ATGGAGACGATAGCGCGTTGGCTGACTGAAAAAGATAGAGAAAATTTTAACGCCTTTATATGTTCGCACCCAAAAGGACATGCTTTGCAACTGTGGGAATGGGGAGAAATCAAGGGCAGAACAGGCTGGAAACCATGGCGGCTGCTTTTAGAAAACAAGAATGGTGACGTGATTGCGGCAGCTACGGTTCTTGAGCGGAGGTTGCCGTTGATTGGTGCTCCCATATTCTATTGTCCGCGGGGACCGGTTGTAGACATGCATAACCAAGCGAAATTAACGGCTGTTATGGATGCCATCAAAGACTTGGCCAAGAAACAAAAAGCCATTCTTTTAAAAATCGATCCGGATATCCCTTCTGAGGATCAGGTTTTATCCCAATTGCTTACCGCAGCGGGTTTTAAGAAAATGGATAACGGTAAAAATTTTGAAGGGGTTCAGCCGAAGTTTGTTTTTCGTTTGGATATATCACCCGATGAAGAGGTACTCCTCGCGAATATGAATCAAAAGACCCGTTACAATATTCGCCTGGCTATCAAAAAAGGTGTTCATATCCGGATTGGTACGCGCACGGACCTTCCGGAATTTTATCGGGTTCTTAAGGAAACCACCGAACGGGATAATTTTTTAGTGCGTTCCTATTCCTATTTTGAAGATATTTACGATACCCTGGTTCCGACGGGGTTTGGACAACTCTTTATTGCCGAGTTTGAAGGGAAGATCATCGCGGGCACACTGGCGTTTGTTACCGGTGATAAAGCCTGGTACATCTATGGCGCGTCTTCCAATTCATATCGCAATGTGATGCCTAATTATTTGATTCAGTGGGAAATGATTCGCTGGGCGAAAGCCAATGGCTGCAGTCTGTATGATTTCCGAGGCGTATCCGGTGATCTGAGTGAGGATAACCCGCTCTATGGTCTCTATAAATTCAAAAAAGGATTCAATGGTGAATTCACTGAATTTATCGGTGAATGGGACTTTGTCTATCGGCCATTTATGTATACAATTTGGCAAATTGCCGAGAAAGTGTACTCAGGGAAGCTGAAAGGTTTGCTGGCTAAATTGCGAGGAAAGTGA